Proteins from one Nicotiana tabacum cultivar K326 chromosome 23, ASM71507v2, whole genome shotgun sequence genomic window:
- the LOC107816679 gene encoding uncharacterized protein LOC107816679 isoform X5 gives METKSPCPPYTVTVRRNPPRRARPTPSSAVPNSLPRSPPRNISSFPIEDILSIEVPEKQLLTEHPSSSENLKVFLRVRPLISQRETAKIEKTAAEMKKTTKNAWPKNPKSTNALPKKLKKSYEVCVTVNDAHSVTLLPPQSLQDAKRIKSEVYEGFSHVFSSQASQREVYEEMVNPLVEDFLKGKSGMLAALGPSGSGKTHTIFGCGRDPGMVPLALRRILSQEEGEKKKSRRIFYLSMFEISSEKGKSEKIFDLSQDGADLCIQQSSIKGVQQAVLYDAQQAESLIACGLLKRATAMTNSNSQSSRSQCIINIRCEYTRAGGKVGDNSNSAVLTIVDLAGAEREKKTGNQGVRLLESNFINNTSMVFGLCLRSLLEHQKNPRKPMQKHFQNSLLTRYLRDYLEGKKRMALLLTVRPGEEDYLDTSFLLRQASPYTKIKFDIVEEHGILNHNKRPVQTTPSMGKLKRMKLNQTENCEINQRSIERPELPNEEAAVEGVKDDSLTGVLVQSEEIITIEANERNILRVDHVELERKERNHQILQNFGKALWKVLKEYKRKLEVAENEICTLRDCLSCEKTRSAELENQLRDWQSNCCCRKGVSSEESSREEDEFRGKGSLDCEARQSTDQNEVDENVTCTPRDCIIIKKTRWAELENELMDWQSNCRCRKGVSSEVSSREVDELRRKISLDFEDHQSIGCNEVTSEAYSCHLEGSAHARNDERLDSTIAQQLESSIEDATGVEDLMKLIEMKAEITDLNGKATAVLSGSHSCTDQEYGQEEESSDSVVRTSKATFINRDENDLLEEDHTLFDSVLPDCSVSSSKSSLFVENKSPFQVWEDQTQNEEDKVKSDAHTRTEERLDSTVGHMTAQKFERSIEDITGVEVPKIPDGMKAESINLKGKENALLSGSPSCTDQEYEQEEESFGNSKILNLLFVFSSNFCTSQATSISRDENDLLEEDHMLFDSVLPECTINSSESSLLVENNSSFPVVEDQTQNEEDKTAKTLESSTEDATGVEDQKIPDGMKAESTDLNGKANALLSGSPSFPDQEYEREENFFVSTSQATSINRDEASLLEEDHTLFDSVLPECTVNSSESSLFIENNCSFPVLEDQTHNKEDKTAQKLESSIEDATGVEDLMKPNEMKAEITRLNGKATAVLTGSRSCTDQEDGQEMESSEFVVCTSQATFINRDGASLLEEDHALFDPVLAECTVSSSESSLFVEYNSSFPVVQNQSQNEEDKKPLGPSTMLMPEEVVHALGCHDNNTPEAVTKHGSCTKLQNADRPKRRLLPVSSILLKDIGNIDFKDENEKPKGVKAEKKGTSGKNRTQGSTSLIRLLKDNLAI, from the exons ATGGAGACGAAATCGCCGTGTCCGCCGTACACGGTGACCGTTCGCCGGAACCCTCCCCGGAGAGCAAGACCGACACCATCCTCCGCTGTTCCTAATTCGCTTCCCCGATCGCCGCCGCGAAACATCTCTTCATTCCCCATTGAGGATATTCTATCAATAGAAGTCCCTGAAAAACAACTTCTTACGGAGCATCCATCATCATCGGAGAATCTCAAGGTATTTCTGAGAGTCCGACCGTTAATTTCTCAACGAGAAACAGCGAAAATAGAAAAAACAGCTGCtgaaatgaagaaaacaacaaaaaatgcTTGGCCTAAAAACCCTAAGTCCACCAATGCGTTGCCGAAGAAGCTCAAAAAGAGCTATGAAGTCTGTGTGACAGTGAATGATGCACATTCCGTTACCCTATTGCCTCCGCAGAGCTTACAAGACGCCAAACGTATTAAATCAGAAGTTTATGAAGGTTTTTCACATGTCTTCTCGTCACAAGCATCTCAg AGGGAAGTTTACGAAGAAATGGTGAATCCTTTAGTTGAGGATTTTCTGAAGGGTAAGAGTGGAATGTTAGCTGCATTGGGACCAAGTGGTTCTGGGAAGACTCATACCATCTTTGGCTGTGGAAGGGACCCTGGTATGGTGCCTCTCGCTCTTCGTCGAATTTTATCACAGGAAGAAGGAGAGAAGAAGAAGTCACGAAG GATATTTTATTTGTCCATGTTTGAGATCTCTTCTGAGAAAGGAAAATCTGAAAAGATATTTGATTTATCTCAAGATGGGGCTGATTTATGCATCCAACAATCATCTATTAAAGGCGTGCAACAG GCCGTACTTTATGATGCTCAGCAAGCTGAATCGTTAATTGCATGTGGACTTTTAAAACGTGCGACAGCTATGACGAATTCAAACAGTCAATCCAG TCGTTCACAGTGCATCATAAATATCCGCTGTGAATATACGAGGGCAGGTGGAAAAGTTGGTGATAACTCAAACAGTGCTGTGCTGACTATAGTTGACCTTGCTGGAGCTGAGAGGGAAAAGAAGACTGGAAATCAG GGGGTTAGATTGCTCGAAAGTAATTTTATCAACAACACTTCGATGGTGTTTGGCCTGTGCTTAAGG TCATTACTGGAGCATCAGAAGAACCCCAGAAAACCTATGCAGAAACACTTTCAAAACTCTCTG TTGACCAGATACTTACGAGATTATTTGGAAGGGAAGAAGCGGATGGCACTG CTTTTAACTGTTAGACCTGGGGAAGAAGACTACCTTGATACTTCTTTTCTGCTAAGGCAGGCTTCACCATATACAAAAATCAA GTTTGACATCGTTGAAGAACATGGGATTTTAAACCACAATAAGAGGCCTGTGCAAACAACGCCTAGCATGGGGAAGCTTAAAAGAATGAAGTTGAACCAAACTGAAAATTGTGAG ATCAATCAAAGAAGCATTGAACGTCCTGAACTTCCGAATGAAG AAGCTGCTGTGGAAGGAGTGAAGGATGACAGCTTGACAGGCGTTCTTGTTCAGTCTGAGGAAATCATCACTATTGAAGCAAATGAGAGGAATATTCTCAGAGTTGATCAcgttgaattggaaagaaaagagagaaatcaTCAGATTCTGCAAAATTTTGGAAAGGCTTTGTGGAAAGTCTTGAAAGAATACAAGAGAAAACTTGAG GTGGCTGAAAATGAAATTTGCACCCTCAGAGATTGCTTAAGTTGTGAGAAAACTAGATCCGCTGAACTAGAGAATCAACTGAGGGATTGGCAAAGTAACTGCTGCTGCAGGAAAGGAGTTTCAAGTGAGGAATCCTCCAGAGAAGAGGATGAATTCAGAGGAAAAGGTTCATTAGATTGTGAGGCGCGTCAATCCACTGATCAGAATGAG GTGGACGAAAATGTAACCTGCACTCCCAGAGACTGCATAATCATCAAGAAAACAAGATGGGCTGAACTAGAGAATGAACTGATGGATTGGCAAAGTAACTGCCGCTGCAGGAAGGGGGTTTCAAGTGAGGTTTCCTCCAGAGAAGTGGATGAACTCAGAAGAAAAATCTCTTTAGATTTTGAGGATCATCAATCCATTGGTTGCAATGAG GTGACATCTGAAGCTTATTCTTGTCATTTGGAAGGGTCTGCGCATGCGAGAAATGATGAGCGGCTTGACTCCACT ATTGCTCAGCAGCTCGAAAGTTCTATTGAAGATGCTACTGGTGTTGAAGATCTGATGAAACTAATTGAAATGAAAGCAGAGATTACAGATTTGAATGGCAAAGCAACTGCTGTATTAAGCGGGTCACACTCTTGCACTGATCAGGAGTACGGGCAAGAAGAAGAAAGTTCTG ATTCTGTAGTCCGCACTTCCAAAGCGACTTTCATAAACAGAGACGAGAACGACCTGTTGGAAGAGGACCACACACTTTTTGATTCAGTACTTCCAGATTGTTCAGTCAGCTCTTCTAAGTCATCTCTCTTCGTTGAAAATAAGAGCCCTTTTCAAGTGTGGGAGGACCAAACACAAAACGAAGAGGACAAG GTGAAGTCAGATGCACATACGAGAACTGAGGAGCGGCTTGACTCCACTGTAGGACATATG ACTGCCCAGAAGTTCGAAAGATCTATAGAAGATATTACTGGTGTTGAAGTTCCGAAGATTCCAGATGGAATGAAAGCAGAGAGTATAAATttgaaaggcaaagaaaatgCTCTGTTAAGTGGGTCACCCTCTTGCACTGATCAGGAGTACGAGCAAGAAGAGGAAAGTTTTGGTAATAGTAAAATTCTGAATCTCCTATTCGTCTTCAGCAGTAATT TCTGCACTTCCCAAGCGACTTCAATAAGCAGAGACGAGAACGACCTGTTGGAAGAGGACCACATGCTTTTTGATTCAGTACTTCCAGAATGTACAATCAACTCTTCTGAGTCATCGCTCCTCGTTGAAAATAACAGCTCTTTTCCAGTGGTTGAGGACCAAACACAAAACGAAGAGGACAAG ACTGCTAAGACGCTCGAAAGTTCTACTGAAGATGCTACTGGTGTTGAAGATCAGAAGATTCCAGATGGAATGAAAGCAGAGAGTACAGATTTGAATGGCAAAGCAAATGCTTTGTTAAGTGGGTCACCCTCTTTCCCTGATCAGGAGTACGAGCGAGAAGAGAATTTTTTTG TAAGCACTTCTCAAGCGACTTCCATAAACAGAGACGAGGCCAGCCTGCTGGAAGAGGACCACACGCTTTTTGATTCAGTACTTCCTGAATGTACAGTCAACTCTTCTGAGTCATCTCTCTTCATTGAAAATAACTGCTCTTTTCCAGTGCTGGAGGACCAAACACACAACAAAGAGGATAAG ACTGCTCAGAAGCTTGAAAGTTCTATTGAAGATGCTACTGGTGTTGAAGATCTGATGAAACCAAATGAAATGAAAGCAGAGATTACACGTTTGAATGGCAAAGCAACTGCTGTATTAACTGGGTCACGCTCTTGTACTGATCAGGAGGACGGGCAAGAAATGGAAAGTTCTG AATTTGTAGTCTGCACTTCCCAAGCAACTTTCATAAACAGAGACGGGGCCAGCCTGTTGGAAGAGGATCATGCGCTTTTTGATCCAGTACTTGCAGAATGTACAGTCAGCTCTTCCGAGTCATCTCTCTTCGTTGAATATAACAGCTCTTTTCCAGTGGTGCAGAACCAATCACAAAATGAAGAGGACAAG AAACCATTGGGTCCATCGACAATGTTAATGCCCGAGGAAGTTGTACATGCTCTAGGATGCCATGATAACAACACACCTGAAGCAGTTACCAAACATGGTTCCTGCACTAAACTTCAGAATGCAGATAGGCCAAAAAG GAGACTTCTACCAGTTTCGTCCATCTTATTAAAAGATATAGGCAATATAGACTTCAAGGACGAGAATGAGAAACCAAAG GGAGTCAAGGCAGAAAAGAAAGGAACTTCTGGTAAGAACAGAACTCAGGGCAGCACTTCACTTATTCGTTTGCTCAAGGATAATCTTGCTATCTAG
- the LOC107816679 gene encoding uncharacterized protein LOC107816679 isoform X2: METKSPCPPYTVTVRRNPPRRARPTPSSAVPNSLPRSPPRNISSFPIEDILSIEVPEKQLLTEHPSSSENLKVFLRVRPLISQRETAKIEKTAAEMKKTTKNAWPKNPKSTNALPKKLKKSYEVCVTVNDAHSVTLLPPQSLQDAKRIKSEVYEGFSHVFSSQASQREVYEEMVNPLVEDFLKGKSGMLAALGPSGSGKTHTIFGCGRDPGMVPLALRRILSQEEGEKKKSRRIFYLSMFEISSEKGKSEKIFDLSQDGADLCIQQSSIKGVQQAVLYDAQQAESLIACGLLKRATAMTNSNSQSSRSQCIINIRCEYTRAGGKVGDNSNSAVLTIVDLAGAEREKKTGNQGVRLLESNFINNTSMVFGLCLRSLLEHQKNPRKPMQKHFQNSLLTRYLRDYLEGKKRMALLLTVRPGEEDYLDTSFLLRQASPYTKIKFDIVEEHGILNHNKRPVQTTPSMGKLKRMKLNQTENCEINQRSIERPELPNEAAVEGVKDDSLTGVLVQSEEIITIEANERNILRVDHVELERKERNHQILQNFGKALWKVLKEYKRKLEVAENEICTLRDCLSCEKTRSAELENQLRDWQSNCCCRKGVSSEESSREEDEFRGKGSLDCEARQSTDQNEVDENVTCTPRDCIIIKKTRWAELENELMDWQSNCRCRKGVSSEVSSREVDELRRKISLDFEDHQSIGCNEVTSEAYSCHLEGSAHARNDERLDSTIAQQLESSIEDATGVEDLMKLIEMKAEITDLNGKATAVLSGSHSCTDQEYGQEEESSDSVVRTSKATFINRDENDLLEEDHTLFDSVLPDCSVSSSKSSLFVENKSPFQVWEDQTQNEEDKVKSDAHTRTEERLDSTVGHMTAQKFERSIEDITGVEVPKIPDGMKAESINLKGKENALLSGSPSCTDQEYEQEEESFGNSKILNLLFVFSSNFCTSQATSISRDENDLLEEDHMLFDSVLPECTINSSESSLLVENNSSFPVVEDQTQNEEDKTAKTLESSTEDATGVEDQKIPDGMKAESTDLNGKANALLSGSPSFPDQEYEREENFFDSVVSTSQATSINRDEASLLEEDHTLFDSVLPECTVNSSESSLFIENNCSFPVLEDQTHNKEDKTAQKLESSIEDATGVEDLMKPNEMKAEITRLNGKATAVLTGSRSCTDQEDGQEMESSEFVVCTSQATFINRDGASLLEEDHALFDPVLAECTVSSSESSLFVEYNSSFPVVQNQSQNEEDKKPLGPSTMLMPEEVVHALGCHDNNTPEAVTKHGSCTKLQNADRPKRRLLPVSSILLKDIGNIDFKDENEKPKGVKAEKKGTSGKNRTQGSTSLIRLLKDNLAI; the protein is encoded by the exons ATGGAGACGAAATCGCCGTGTCCGCCGTACACGGTGACCGTTCGCCGGAACCCTCCCCGGAGAGCAAGACCGACACCATCCTCCGCTGTTCCTAATTCGCTTCCCCGATCGCCGCCGCGAAACATCTCTTCATTCCCCATTGAGGATATTCTATCAATAGAAGTCCCTGAAAAACAACTTCTTACGGAGCATCCATCATCATCGGAGAATCTCAAGGTATTTCTGAGAGTCCGACCGTTAATTTCTCAACGAGAAACAGCGAAAATAGAAAAAACAGCTGCtgaaatgaagaaaacaacaaaaaatgcTTGGCCTAAAAACCCTAAGTCCACCAATGCGTTGCCGAAGAAGCTCAAAAAGAGCTATGAAGTCTGTGTGACAGTGAATGATGCACATTCCGTTACCCTATTGCCTCCGCAGAGCTTACAAGACGCCAAACGTATTAAATCAGAAGTTTATGAAGGTTTTTCACATGTCTTCTCGTCACAAGCATCTCAg AGGGAAGTTTACGAAGAAATGGTGAATCCTTTAGTTGAGGATTTTCTGAAGGGTAAGAGTGGAATGTTAGCTGCATTGGGACCAAGTGGTTCTGGGAAGACTCATACCATCTTTGGCTGTGGAAGGGACCCTGGTATGGTGCCTCTCGCTCTTCGTCGAATTTTATCACAGGAAGAAGGAGAGAAGAAGAAGTCACGAAG GATATTTTATTTGTCCATGTTTGAGATCTCTTCTGAGAAAGGAAAATCTGAAAAGATATTTGATTTATCTCAAGATGGGGCTGATTTATGCATCCAACAATCATCTATTAAAGGCGTGCAACAG GCCGTACTTTATGATGCTCAGCAAGCTGAATCGTTAATTGCATGTGGACTTTTAAAACGTGCGACAGCTATGACGAATTCAAACAGTCAATCCAG TCGTTCACAGTGCATCATAAATATCCGCTGTGAATATACGAGGGCAGGTGGAAAAGTTGGTGATAACTCAAACAGTGCTGTGCTGACTATAGTTGACCTTGCTGGAGCTGAGAGGGAAAAGAAGACTGGAAATCAG GGGGTTAGATTGCTCGAAAGTAATTTTATCAACAACACTTCGATGGTGTTTGGCCTGTGCTTAAGG TCATTACTGGAGCATCAGAAGAACCCCAGAAAACCTATGCAGAAACACTTTCAAAACTCTCTG TTGACCAGATACTTACGAGATTATTTGGAAGGGAAGAAGCGGATGGCACTG CTTTTAACTGTTAGACCTGGGGAAGAAGACTACCTTGATACTTCTTTTCTGCTAAGGCAGGCTTCACCATATACAAAAATCAA GTTTGACATCGTTGAAGAACATGGGATTTTAAACCACAATAAGAGGCCTGTGCAAACAACGCCTAGCATGGGGAAGCTTAAAAGAATGAAGTTGAACCAAACTGAAAATTGTGAG ATCAATCAAAGAAGCATTGAACGTCCTGAACTTCCGAATGAAG CTGCTGTGGAAGGAGTGAAGGATGACAGCTTGACAGGCGTTCTTGTTCAGTCTGAGGAAATCATCACTATTGAAGCAAATGAGAGGAATATTCTCAGAGTTGATCAcgttgaattggaaagaaaagagagaaatcaTCAGATTCTGCAAAATTTTGGAAAGGCTTTGTGGAAAGTCTTGAAAGAATACAAGAGAAAACTTGAG GTGGCTGAAAATGAAATTTGCACCCTCAGAGATTGCTTAAGTTGTGAGAAAACTAGATCCGCTGAACTAGAGAATCAACTGAGGGATTGGCAAAGTAACTGCTGCTGCAGGAAAGGAGTTTCAAGTGAGGAATCCTCCAGAGAAGAGGATGAATTCAGAGGAAAAGGTTCATTAGATTGTGAGGCGCGTCAATCCACTGATCAGAATGAG GTGGACGAAAATGTAACCTGCACTCCCAGAGACTGCATAATCATCAAGAAAACAAGATGGGCTGAACTAGAGAATGAACTGATGGATTGGCAAAGTAACTGCCGCTGCAGGAAGGGGGTTTCAAGTGAGGTTTCCTCCAGAGAAGTGGATGAACTCAGAAGAAAAATCTCTTTAGATTTTGAGGATCATCAATCCATTGGTTGCAATGAG GTGACATCTGAAGCTTATTCTTGTCATTTGGAAGGGTCTGCGCATGCGAGAAATGATGAGCGGCTTGACTCCACT ATTGCTCAGCAGCTCGAAAGTTCTATTGAAGATGCTACTGGTGTTGAAGATCTGATGAAACTAATTGAAATGAAAGCAGAGATTACAGATTTGAATGGCAAAGCAACTGCTGTATTAAGCGGGTCACACTCTTGCACTGATCAGGAGTACGGGCAAGAAGAAGAAAGTTCTG ATTCTGTAGTCCGCACTTCCAAAGCGACTTTCATAAACAGAGACGAGAACGACCTGTTGGAAGAGGACCACACACTTTTTGATTCAGTACTTCCAGATTGTTCAGTCAGCTCTTCTAAGTCATCTCTCTTCGTTGAAAATAAGAGCCCTTTTCAAGTGTGGGAGGACCAAACACAAAACGAAGAGGACAAG GTGAAGTCAGATGCACATACGAGAACTGAGGAGCGGCTTGACTCCACTGTAGGACATATG ACTGCCCAGAAGTTCGAAAGATCTATAGAAGATATTACTGGTGTTGAAGTTCCGAAGATTCCAGATGGAATGAAAGCAGAGAGTATAAATttgaaaggcaaagaaaatgCTCTGTTAAGTGGGTCACCCTCTTGCACTGATCAGGAGTACGAGCAAGAAGAGGAAAGTTTTGGTAATAGTAAAATTCTGAATCTCCTATTCGTCTTCAGCAGTAATT TCTGCACTTCCCAAGCGACTTCAATAAGCAGAGACGAGAACGACCTGTTGGAAGAGGACCACATGCTTTTTGATTCAGTACTTCCAGAATGTACAATCAACTCTTCTGAGTCATCGCTCCTCGTTGAAAATAACAGCTCTTTTCCAGTGGTTGAGGACCAAACACAAAACGAAGAGGACAAG ACTGCTAAGACGCTCGAAAGTTCTACTGAAGATGCTACTGGTGTTGAAGATCAGAAGATTCCAGATGGAATGAAAGCAGAGAGTACAGATTTGAATGGCAAAGCAAATGCTTTGTTAAGTGGGTCACCCTCTTTCCCTGATCAGGAGTACGAGCGAGAAGAGAATTTTTTTG ATTCTGTAGTAAGCACTTCTCAAGCGACTTCCATAAACAGAGACGAGGCCAGCCTGCTGGAAGAGGACCACACGCTTTTTGATTCAGTACTTCCTGAATGTACAGTCAACTCTTCTGAGTCATCTCTCTTCATTGAAAATAACTGCTCTTTTCCAGTGCTGGAGGACCAAACACACAACAAAGAGGATAAG ACTGCTCAGAAGCTTGAAAGTTCTATTGAAGATGCTACTGGTGTTGAAGATCTGATGAAACCAAATGAAATGAAAGCAGAGATTACACGTTTGAATGGCAAAGCAACTGCTGTATTAACTGGGTCACGCTCTTGTACTGATCAGGAGGACGGGCAAGAAATGGAAAGTTCTG AATTTGTAGTCTGCACTTCCCAAGCAACTTTCATAAACAGAGACGGGGCCAGCCTGTTGGAAGAGGATCATGCGCTTTTTGATCCAGTACTTGCAGAATGTACAGTCAGCTCTTCCGAGTCATCTCTCTTCGTTGAATATAACAGCTCTTTTCCAGTGGTGCAGAACCAATCACAAAATGAAGAGGACAAG AAACCATTGGGTCCATCGACAATGTTAATGCCCGAGGAAGTTGTACATGCTCTAGGATGCCATGATAACAACACACCTGAAGCAGTTACCAAACATGGTTCCTGCACTAAACTTCAGAATGCAGATAGGCCAAAAAG GAGACTTCTACCAGTTTCGTCCATCTTATTAAAAGATATAGGCAATATAGACTTCAAGGACGAGAATGAGAAACCAAAG GGAGTCAAGGCAGAAAAGAAAGGAACTTCTGGTAAGAACAGAACTCAGGGCAGCACTTCACTTATTCGTTTGCTCAAGGATAATCTTGCTATCTAG